From candidate division KSB1 bacterium:
GCGCAGCGCGAACTGCCTCAAGGAAGCGCGGATTCGCACGATCGCCGACCTGGTCCGGCGCGAAGAGCCGGAAATGCTCAAATTCAAGAACTTCGGCCGCAAGTCGCTCGTCGAGTTGACCGAAATCCTCAAGGGTAAGGGGCTGCATTTCGGCATGGATGTCGATCGCTACCTCAGCACCGATTACGACAAGAAGTAAATTCCGACTGAATTCCCATGAGACATCAAGATAGAGGCCGCAGCCTCAGCCGCTCCCCCGCGCATCGTAAGGCGCTGCTCTGCAATCTGGCGCAGGAGCTGTTCCAGCATAAGCGGATTCATACCACGCTGACCAAGGCCAAAGAGTTGCGCCCATTTGCCGAGCGCTTGGTGACGCATGCGAAAAAGGCCGATCTGGCCGCTCGCCGCCGCGTCGCTATGTACCTCACGCGCAAGGCCGTGATCAAGAGCCTGTTCGATGAAATTGCACTGACATTCGCCGATCGTAATGGCGGCTACACGCGGATCATCAAACTTGGCAATCGACATGGCGACAACGCCCCGACGGCGATCATTGAACTGGTCGGGTTTGAGGGAGTCTTAGCCGCAAAGTCAACCGCTAGCGAATCCGACGCCGCGAAGGGCGCAAAGAAGACCGCTGCGAAGGCCAAGACAGGCAAGGCCAGGCAAGGAGCCGGAGATGCCAAGGCGGCGAAAGCCGTGAAGGGCGCCAAGGGCGGGGCCGCTCACACGCGTCGCGCGACAAAGGCTCCAGCCAAGAGTGGCAAGGCCGGCGGCAGGGGCGAATAGAATCCGCGTCTGTATCTGACTGTTATTACAAGGGCCATGTCGTGCGACATGGCCTTTTTGTTGCGCCGCGGAATTGATTTTCCCTGACGAAGTGGGTATATTGAGATTGGGGGAAAGTGGGGGCTCGCCACCATCCGTGCATTCAATGATAATACCTCTCCATCGTAGCGATTGCGGGGAATGCCCGAAGAATCGGATCCGATCATGATTGAAATCCCGAAGACACCAACTGGGCCACAGATCTCCTGTAAGGGCTGGGCTCAGGAAGCAGCCTTGCGAATGCTGCTCAATAACCTTGATCCTGCCGTGGCCGAGGACCGGGAGAGCCTCGTCGTCTATGGCGGTACCGGGAAAGCCGCTCGTTCGCGTGAAGCCCTCGCGGCGATCCTGAACTGCTTACTCAAACTGGAAAACGATCAGACTTTGCTTGTGCAATCGGGGAAGCCGGTGGGCGTGGTCCGCACGCATCCCGAAGCGCCGAGAGTTCTGATTGCTAACTCCAATCTCGTGGGGCAGTGGGCGACGTGGGACTATTTCCACGAGCTGGAGGCAAAAGGGCTGATCATGTACGGCCAAATGACCGCCGGTTCGTGGATCTATATCGGCACCCAGGGCATCCTGCAAGGAACGTACGAGACCTTCGCGGCCGCAGCGCGCAAGCATTTCGGCGGGACGTTGGCTGGGACCTGGACGCTCACGGGCGGACTCGGGGGGATGGGAGGTGCACAGCCCCTCGCGGTCACGCTGAACGGCGGTGTGGCCTTGTGCGTTGAGGTCGATCAACAGCGCATCGAACGCCGCGTCGAAATCGGCTACTGCGATCGCTGGACGGCGACGCTTGATGAAGCGATGGAATGGGTGCACACTGCCGTCCGTGAACGGCGCGCGCTGTCCGTTGGCCTGCTCGGTAACTGCGCCGATGTGTTGCCGGAACTCCTCAAGCGAAACGAGCTTCCGCAGCTGGTGACCGACCAGACTTCGGCGCATGACGAGTTGAATGGGTATATTCCGAACGGCATTTCGTATCAGCTTGCACTGGGATTGCGCAAGAGCGATCCGCGGGATTACATCCGCCGGAGCATGAAGTCGATGGCTGAACACTGCGAGGCGATTGTCGCGATGCAGCGGCGCGGCGCGGTGGCTTTCGACTACGGCAATAACCTGCGCGGCAAGGCGTTGCAAGCCGGATATGCCGACGCCTTCGCCTATCCCGGTTTCGTTCCGGCCTACATTCGACCGCTGTTCTGCGAGGGCAAGGGGCCGTTCCGCTGGGCGGCACTTTCGGGAGATGCCGCCGACATCCGTACCACTGACGAAGCAGCGCTGCGCCTGTTTCCAGATGACGCGGGCCTCACCCGGTGGATCCGTGAAGCGGCACCCCGGATTCCCGTTCAGGGACTCCCGGCGCGAATTTGCTGGCTCGGGCAGGGTGCGCGCGCGAAAATGGGGCTCGCGATCAATGAGCTGGTGCGCACAGGCAAGTTGAAAGCGCCGATCGTGATCGGTCGCGATCATCTCGATTGCGGCTCGGTGGCTTCGCCGTATCGCGAAACCGAAGCGATGAAAGACGGTTCCGATGCCATCGCTGACTGGCCGATTCTGAATGCGCTGGTCAGTACGGCCAGCGGAGCGTCGTGGGTGAGCTTTCATCACGGCGGAGGTGTTGGCATCGGCGCATCGCTGCACGCGGGTCAGGTGATCGTAGCCGACGGCACGGATGCGGCCGCGGCCCGGCTGGAACGCGTGCTGACCAACGATCCCGCGATGGGCGTCTTCCGGCATCACGACGCGGGCTATGCCGGGGCGACGGCAACCGCAAAAACTCAGAATGTGTTAATCCCCGGACTGAATTTCTAAATGACCATGTCATACGAAAATCTGATTCTGCAAATCGACGGCGCGGTCGCGACCGTGACCGTGAATCGACCGAAAACGCTGAACGCGCTCAATATTGCGACCGTGCGCGAACTGCATGACTGCTTTCAATCACTGGGCGACAACGACGCTGTCGGTGCCATCATTATGACCGGGGCCGGTGAGAAATCGTTCGTATCCGGCGCTGATATTCAGGAAATCCGTGAACTTGATGTGATTTCCGGTAAGGAGTTTGCTGATCGTGGCAACAAGCTATACTCCCGGATTGAGAAATTCCAAATCCCTGTAATTGCTGCTGTTAACGGTTATGCGCTCGGTGGAGGCTGTGAATTAGCGATGGCCTGTCATTTGCGCGTCGCTGCGGAGAACGCCAAGTTCGGACAACCGGAGATCAACTTGGGGATTATTCCGGGTTACGGCGGCACTCAGCGTCTCCCGCGGTTGATTGGCCGGGGGAAGGCTCTTGAACTGCTCTTGACCGGCCGCGTCATCCCCGCGTCTGAGGCCTTGAACATTGGCCTCGTGAATTCGGTCGTCCCGCAGGCAGACTTGATGACCGTCGTACGCAAGCTGGCGGAGGAGCTCGCGGCGAAGCCACGACGCGCGGCGGCAGCGATCTTGAACGCCGTCGAGAATGGACTGCAGTTGGGACTGGACATGGGGTTGCGCGTTGAGGAAAGCTGGTTCGCGTACTGCTGTGGGACCGAAGACAAGAATGAAGGTACCGCAGCATTCCTGGAGAAACGCAAAGCCGTATTCACGGGCAGGTGAGCAGCCGTGCCCGACTTATTCGTACATAATATCGGCCTGCTGGCAACACCGCTCATGGCCGATCGTCAACGGACTGAGCGGTTCGTGCTGGAGCGGCGGAATGCCGCGATTCTCGTGCGCGAGGGGAGAATAGTCGAGATCGGCCCGGAGCGGGAGCTGGAGTCGCGCATGCCGGCGGACTGTCCGCGATTCAACGCTGACGGATGCCTGGCCACACCCGGATTGATCGACTGCCACACCCACCCCGTGTTCACGGGCAATCGCGCCGACGAGTTCCACAT
This genomic window contains:
- the rplQ gene encoding 50S ribosomal protein L17, with the translated sequence MRHQDRGRSLSRSPAHRKALLCNLAQELFQHKRIHTTLTKAKELRPFAERLVTHAKKADLAARRRVAMYLTRKAVIKSLFDEIALTFADRNGGYTRIIKLGNRHGDNAPTAIIELVGFEGVLAAKSTASESDAAKGAKKTAAKAKTGKARQGAGDAKAAKAVKGAKGGAAHTRRATKAPAKSGKAGGRGE
- the hutU gene encoding urocanate hydratase; its protein translation is MIEIPKTPTGPQISCKGWAQEAALRMLLNNLDPAVAEDRESLVVYGGTGKAARSREALAAILNCLLKLENDQTLLVQSGKPVGVVRTHPEAPRVLIANSNLVGQWATWDYFHELEAKGLIMYGQMTAGSWIYIGTQGILQGTYETFAAAARKHFGGTLAGTWTLTGGLGGMGGAQPLAVTLNGGVALCVEVDQQRIERRVEIGYCDRWTATLDEAMEWVHTAVRERRALSVGLLGNCADVLPELLKRNELPQLVTDQTSAHDELNGYIPNGISYQLALGLRKSDPRDYIRRSMKSMAEHCEAIVAMQRRGAVAFDYGNNLRGKALQAGYADAFAYPGFVPAYIRPLFCEGKGPFRWAALSGDAADIRTTDEAALRLFPDDAGLTRWIREAAPRIPVQGLPARICWLGQGARAKMGLAINELVRTGKLKAPIVIGRDHLDCGSVASPYRETEAMKDGSDAIADWPILNALVSTASGASWVSFHHGGGVGIGASLHAGQVIVADGTDAAAARLERVLTNDPAMGVFRHHDAGYAGATATAKTQNVLIPGLNF
- a CDS encoding enoyl-CoA hydratase/isomerase family protein, whose protein sequence is MSYENLILQIDGAVATVTVNRPKTLNALNIATVRELHDCFQSLGDNDAVGAIIMTGAGEKSFVSGADIQEIRELDVISGKEFADRGNKLYSRIEKFQIPVIAAVNGYALGGGCELAMACHLRVAAENAKFGQPEINLGIIPGYGGTQRLPRLIGRGKALELLLTGRVIPASEALNIGLVNSVVPQADLMTVVRKLAEELAAKPRRAAAAILNAVENGLQLGLDMGLRVEESWFAYCCGTEDKNEGTAAFLEKRKAVFTGR